The Aequorivita sublithincola DSM 14238 genome window below encodes:
- a CDS encoding class I SAM-dependent methyltransferase has protein sequence MKITSYIKKFIKNSNESFLELKNNSKKSDDIYSMAILQPLLTDLPYLPFNGGALRPFGMAYVLNEIIINQRRLILEFGSGLSTILMARLIKKNNLQTQIFTFEHNKKWASIIETYLERENLSRIVQVINTDLKKVDTSLGAVKWYDPSVFEKTLANYKFDLVLIDGPPANLKELEYSRLPGLTNIENNLAPDFCIILDDINRKGEQEVAKNYHALNQELTFTTVSQTIGVFRTKNDFNPIPIHY, from the coding sequence ATGAAAATAACCTCATACATAAAGAAATTCATTAAAAATAGTAATGAGAGTTTTCTGGAATTAAAGAATAACTCTAAAAAGTCAGATGATATTTATTCAATGGCTATTTTACAGCCCTTATTAACGGACTTACCTTATTTGCCTTTTAATGGGGGAGCATTGAGACCATTTGGAATGGCATACGTTTTAAACGAGATTATAATAAATCAGCGACGGTTAATTTTGGAGTTTGGCTCAGGTTTGTCCACTATATTAATGGCTCGATTGATAAAGAAGAATAACTTACAAACTCAGATTTTTACTTTTGAACATAACAAAAAGTGGGCCTCGATTATTGAAACTTATTTAGAAAGAGAAAATTTGTCAAGAATTGTTCAAGTTATTAATACTGATTTAAAGAAAGTGGATACGTCTTTAGGCGCCGTTAAATGGTACGATCCATCTGTGTTTGAAAAAACCCTTGCCAACTATAAATTTGATCTAGTCTTGATAGATGGACCTCCGGCCAATTTAAAGGAATTGGAATATTCGAGACTTCCAGGGTTAACTAATATAGAAAATAATTTAGCTCCAGATTTTTGTATAATTCTAGATGATATAAATCGTAAAGGAGAACAAGAAGTTGCTAAGAATTATCATGCTTTAAATCAGGAGCTGACATTTACAACGGTAAGTCAAACTATCGGAGTATTTAGAACCAAAAATGATTTTAATCCAATTCCAATTCATTATTAA
- a CDS encoding ABC transporter permease — protein sequence MALNDNDTWLYEISSKRKAFDLNLKEVWRYRDLLILFVKRDITTVYKQTILGPLWYFIQPLFTSVIFTLVFNNLGAISTGKIPPFLFNLAGITAWNYFTACFTGTSNTFRSNAGLFGKVYFPRVIMPMSITISNLMKFGIQLLIFIIFYFYYLLQGFELSPNLHLLLFPVYIVMMALLGLGLGMTISSMTTKYRDLNVLVGFAVSLLMYVSAVPYPLSEARKKLPSYAADIVAYNPLTQIIEGFRYMLLSTGSFSWTGFFYVLIVSLVLFLVGLVIFNRTEKTFIDTV from the coding sequence GTGGCCCTCAACGACAACGACACTTGGCTCTATGAAATATCCTCTAAAAGAAAAGCCTTCGACCTTAACTTAAAAGAAGTATGGCGCTACCGCGACCTCTTGATACTCTTTGTGAAAAGAGATATTACCACTGTCTATAAACAGACTATTTTAGGACCTTTGTGGTACTTTATTCAACCACTATTTACATCGGTTATCTTTACATTGGTGTTCAATAATCTTGGTGCTATTAGTACCGGTAAGATACCTCCGTTTCTCTTCAACCTAGCGGGAATTACTGCGTGGAATTATTTTACAGCTTGTTTTACGGGTACCTCCAATACTTTTAGGAGTAATGCCGGATTATTTGGAAAAGTGTATTTCCCAAGGGTTATTATGCCTATGTCCATTACCATTTCCAACTTGATGAAGTTTGGTATTCAGTTATTGATATTTATTATTTTCTATTTTTATTATTTATTACAGGGTTTTGAGTTAAGTCCGAATTTACATTTATTGCTATTCCCTGTTTATATTGTAATGATGGCGTTATTAGGCTTGGGCTTGGGAATGACCATAAGCTCTATGACCACAAAGTATCGCGACTTGAATGTATTGGTAGGTTTTGCAGTTTCGTTGCTTATGTATGTTTCTGCCGTGCCCTATCCGCTATCGGAAGCTCGGAAAAAACTACCAAGCTATGCTGCGGATATAGTAGCGTATAATCCATTGACGCAAATAATTGAAGGTTTTAGATATATGTTATTGAGCACAGGCAGTTTTAGTTGGACAGGATTTTTCTATGTTCTTATTGTTAGTCTGGTTTTGTTTTTGGTAGGTTTGGTTATTTTTAATAGAACGGAAAAAACTTTTATAGATACTGTATAA
- a CDS encoding glycosyltransferase family 2 protein, whose protein sequence is MTAEKPLVSIIIPTYNRAHLIGETLDSVLAQTYQNWECIVVDDWSTDNTDDVLAGYMAKDARFQYHHRPKGRLQGGNAARNYGFELSKGDYIAFLDSDDLFHKMALSIKIGLISVYKSDVVISQHTILLTELRIDEKRSPIIIENSTFDIGFILSRNTIITSDPLINRQLLETVRFDEHLKRFQDHEFFIRLFRQNLNLCLIQDKLYFHRPNNNSISAQTIAADKVMIDAQVAIHKQMTLFYQNERLVIMEYRRKARKMYKGLVKNGHIRRVLENFKFFKNNFNHTYIVFTLFFLANIIFKRGFDRMK, encoded by the coding sequence GTGACAGCTGAAAAACCACTGGTTTCAATAATCATCCCAACCTACAACCGCGCCCATTTAATTGGGGAGACGCTGGATTCTGTTTTGGCACAAACTTACCAGAATTGGGAGTGTATTGTGGTGGATGATTGGAGTACGGATAATACAGATGATGTGCTGGCAGGGTATATGGCCAAGGATGCTAGATTTCAATATCATCATAGACCAAAAGGTAGATTGCAGGGAGGGAATGCTGCGCGTAATTATGGATTTGAGTTGAGCAAGGGAGACTATATAGCATTCTTAGATTCTGATGATCTTTTTCATAAAATGGCTTTAAGTATAAAAATAGGTTTGATTTCTGTTTATAAAAGTGATGTTGTTATTTCACAACATACGATTCTATTAACGGAGTTGCGAATAGATGAAAAGAGATCACCAATTATTATTGAGAATTCCACTTTTGATATAGGTTTTATTTTATCGAGAAATACAATAATTACTTCCGACCCTTTAATTAATAGACAGTTATTGGAAACCGTCAGGTTTGATGAACACTTAAAAAGATTTCAGGATCACGAGTTTTTTATCCGCTTATTTCGACAAAATTTGAATTTGTGTCTTATTCAAGATAAATTATATTTTCATAGACCAAACAATAATAGTATATCTGCACAGACAATTGCTGCGGATAAAGTAATGATAGATGCACAAGTGGCGATACATAAACAAATGACTTTGTTTTATCAGAATGAACGTCTTGTTATAATGGAGTATCGAAGAAAGGCACGTAAAATGTACAAAGGTCTCGTCAAAAATGGTCATATTAGAAGAGTTCTAGAAAATTTTAAATTTTTTAAAAATAACTTTAACCATACCTACATTGTATTTACTTTATTTTTTTTAGCAAATATTATTTTTAAAAGAGGTTTTGATAGAATGAAATAA
- a CDS encoding acyltransferase family protein, whose protein sequence is MFGTLRTLLAINVVLLHIFSIPTLGNYSVSFFFLLSGFLMTLIIHETYGYSFIGFRVFWLNRILRLYPIYLSILFITIVLVFIFPEIVLRHSSIKIPDTIIEWFANLTMIFPNVVPHRFNPRLVPTAWALTNELLFYLLISFGISKTLKRTLIWLVLSIAYYIGTYIFYDIATYRYSAVFASSLPFAMGAVLYWIVKFNPIKKVPLASILLVYLIFILNAHFKYTYTDLLKEISIYINMLVAFILIYLLYHIKISNKWKKWDQYIGMYSYPIYLSHYLVAILYVAFINFGVHKNNFKMHYVALPFYGLFLFIFCFLIVRYIDINVNKLKTKVKKTL, encoded by the coding sequence GTGTTTGGAACATTAAGAACTTTATTGGCTATTAACGTAGTATTGCTTCATATTTTTAGCATCCCAACTTTAGGGAATTATTCAGTTTCCTTCTTTTTTCTGCTTTCTGGTTTTTTAATGACCTTGATAATTCACGAAACTTATGGATATTCGTTTATAGGGTTTAGGGTTTTTTGGCTGAATAGGATTTTACGCCTTTATCCTATTTATCTAAGTATTTTGTTTATCACTATTGTATTAGTTTTTATTTTTCCGGAAATAGTATTAAGACATTCTTCCATTAAAATCCCAGATACAATAATTGAATGGTTCGCAAACTTAACCATGATTTTTCCAAATGTTGTGCCCCATAGATTCAACCCAAGATTGGTTCCAACCGCTTGGGCTCTAACCAATGAATTGTTGTTTTATTTATTGATTTCATTTGGGATTTCAAAAACATTAAAAAGAACATTAATATGGTTGGTTTTAAGTATTGCGTATTATATTGGCACTTATATTTTTTATGACATCGCTACTTATAGATACAGTGCTGTATTTGCTTCGTCCTTGCCTTTTGCAATGGGAGCTGTATTATACTGGATTGTAAAATTTAATCCAATAAAAAAAGTTCCCCTTGCAAGCATATTACTAGTGTATTTAATATTTATTCTTAATGCGCATTTCAAATACACATATACAGACCTTTTAAAAGAAATTTCCATCTATATCAACATGCTTGTAGCTTTTATTTTGATTTACTTATTATACCATATTAAAATTTCAAATAAGTGGAAAAAATGGGATCAATATATTGGTATGTATAGTTATCCTATTTATTTATCTCATTATTTGGTGGCAATATTATATGTGGCTTTTATTAACTTCGGGGTACATAAAAATAACTTTAAGATGCATTATGTTGCATTACCATTTTATGGACTCTTTTTATTTATTTTTTGCTTTTTAATAGTTCGTTACATTGATATTAACGTTAACAAATTAAAAACAAAGGTTAAAAAAACCTTATAA
- a CDS encoding class I SAM-dependent methyltransferase, producing MSDNIEYNKSYIGLRQDLLKYIEGKSNIVLDVGCALGINGKFLLDSNIADQVYGIEYDFGMARQAEKFNTKVFCGDLNDASFIESILNSNNSFDYIIFGDILEHLFDPLKVLAELKSMLKPHGTIIISVPNIGHIELFIQIFIKGTWPKNERGIFDKTHLRWFTRKDVFSLAGSANLEVIKYERKFRARDAIGSRFTWKTKLLKLINKDLVTFQHIIVCKHA from the coding sequence ATGAGTGACAATATCGAATATAACAAGTCTTACATAGGTTTACGTCAGGACTTACTAAAATATATTGAGGGGAAATCCAATATTGTTTTGGACGTGGGTTGCGCGTTAGGAATAAATGGTAAGTTTTTACTCGATAGTAATATAGCGGATCAAGTTTATGGAATTGAATATGATTTTGGCATGGCAAGGCAAGCTGAAAAATTCAATACTAAAGTGTTTTGTGGTGATTTAAATGATGCCAGTTTTATTGAATCCATTTTAAATTCAAATAATTCTTTCGACTACATAATATTTGGAGATATTTTAGAACATCTTTTTGATCCATTAAAAGTACTTGCAGAATTGAAATCAATGTTAAAACCACATGGAACTATTATTATTTCAGTACCAAATATCGGGCATATCGAATTATTTATTCAAATTTTTATTAAAGGAACTTGGCCTAAAAACGAGAGAGGTATTTTTGATAAGACCCATTTAAGATGGTTCACCCGCAAAGATGTGTTTAGTTTGGCTGGATCCGCCAATTTAGAAGTGATAAAATATGAACGTAAGTTTAGAGCCAGAGATGCTATAGGTTCTCGATTTACGTGGAAAACTAAATTGTTAAAATTAATTAATAAAGATCTTGTCACTTTTCAGCACATTATAGTTTGTAAACATGCCTAA
- a CDS encoding glycosyltransferase domain-containing protein: MKIAIYTSIFGDKDEIRSPLNYRKSAYIDYYLITDNRESIPLDYNIIYKEPIFDDITKNARYYKINGLEIFKNYDYVIWHDANLQIVDNEIMNILDYVWNKGIAFFQHPERNCTYDEAIKCIELEKDYPFKIFRQIYFYFKLGLKNDTGLYATGLFVKNNKLADSSFLYFWWNEIKSNSRRDQLSLPYALKKYNIRPGVIEGDIRNNKYSFFHQHKHREYRFLSTGKSKLVFEPSKFLTIKLIQLFKRLNKLD, encoded by the coding sequence TTGAAAATAGCGATATACACGAGTATTTTTGGAGATAAGGATGAAATACGATCGCCACTGAATTATAGGAAATCAGCTTATATAGACTATTATCTTATTACAGACAATCGGGAATCTATTCCTCTTGATTATAATATTATTTATAAAGAACCTATTTTTGATGATATAACCAAAAATGCAAGATATTACAAAATAAACGGACTGGAGATATTTAAAAACTATGATTATGTCATTTGGCATGATGCCAACTTACAAATTGTAGATAACGAAATAATGAATATTTTAGATTATGTATGGAATAAGGGTATTGCTTTCTTTCAACATCCAGAACGAAATTGTACCTACGATGAGGCAATAAAATGCATTGAATTAGAAAAGGATTATCCTTTTAAAATATTTAGACAAATTTATTTTTATTTCAAGTTGGGATTGAAAAATGACACGGGACTATATGCCACAGGACTATTTGTGAAAAACAATAAACTTGCAGATTCAAGCTTTTTATATTTTTGGTGGAATGAGATAAAATCGAATTCTCGAAGAGATCAACTTTCTCTTCCTTATGCTTTAAAGAAATATAATATTAGACCAGGAGTAATAGAAGGTGATATTCGTAATAATAAGTATTCGTTTTTCCATCAACATAAGCACCGGGAATATAGGTTTTTATCGACAGGAAAATCGAAACTCGTTTTTGAGCCTTCAAAGTTCTTAACAATAAAACTTATTCAATTATTTAAAAGATTGAATAAACTGGATTAA
- a CDS encoding ABC transporter ATP-binding protein: MGIILKAENISKQYRLGTVGTGTIKHDFNRFWHRIRGKENPYLKIGGINDRSSKATEEYVWALRDINFEVQEGEVLGIIGKNGAGKSTLLKILSRVTSPTTGVIKTRGRIASLLEVGTGFHSELTGRENIYLNGAILGMTKTEIASKIDEIIEFSGCELYIDTPVKRYSSGMTVRLAFAVAAHLEPDILVVDEVLAVGDAEFQKKAIGKMKDISREGGRTVLFVSHNMAAVKSLCTRAIVLEHGKTIFEGDTNEAVDFYLNTNLNTVNKKLLDRNDRKGAGNFIIEEIKKINSSGKTSEIFLSGDSLTFHIKIGNRLKIPIKDLRMDFGLNDSNDLRVSWFSTSLFEKQYNFEDSERIKIIMEIPNIPLYAGFYTLTSNLIVNGNNEDWLPHAVSFEIENGDFYRTGKMMISQQGNFLINHKFK, translated from the coding sequence ATGGGAATAATTCTAAAAGCCGAAAACATAAGCAAACAATACCGCCTAGGCACAGTAGGCACGGGAACCATTAAGCATGATTTCAATCGTTTTTGGCATAGAATACGTGGCAAGGAAAACCCATATTTGAAAATAGGGGGGATAAACGATAGGAGCAGTAAAGCGACGGAAGAATATGTTTGGGCATTGCGCGATATAAATTTTGAAGTGCAGGAAGGCGAGGTTTTAGGAATTATTGGAAAAAACGGTGCAGGGAAATCTACACTTTTAAAAATTCTTTCTCGTGTAACCAGTCCTACCACAGGTGTTATAAAAACAAGAGGACGTATAGCTTCATTACTTGAAGTAGGTACAGGTTTTCACTCTGAACTCACAGGCAGGGAAAATATTTATCTCAATGGCGCTATTCTAGGAATGACCAAAACTGAAATAGCTTCCAAGATTGACGAGATAATTGAATTTTCAGGCTGCGAACTATATATAGACACTCCCGTAAAACGTTATAGTAGCGGAATGACTGTGCGTCTTGCCTTTGCAGTGGCAGCACATTTGGAACCTGATATTTTGGTGGTGGACGAAGTGCTTGCTGTTGGTGATGCGGAGTTTCAGAAAAAGGCGATTGGGAAGATGAAGGATATTAGTAGAGAAGGGGGTCGGACTGTTTTGTTTGTTAGTCATAACATGGCAGCGGTGAAGAGTTTGTGTACTAGGGCGATTGTTTTGGAGCATGGGAAGACGATTTTTGAAGGTGATACGAATGAAGCTGTTGATTTTTATCTGAACACGAATTTAAATACTGTAAACAAAAAGCTTCTTGATCGAAATGATAGAAAAGGAGCAGGAAATTTTATAATTGAAGAAATAAAAAAAATAAATTCTTCTGGAAAGACAAGTGAGATTTTTTTAAGTGGAGATAGTTTAACTTTTCATATTAAAATTGGGAATAGACTTAAAATTCCAATAAAGGATCTAAGAATGGATTTTGGTCTCAATGATTCGAATGATTTACGGGTCTCATGGTTTAGTACATCTTTGTTTGAAAAACAATATAATTTTGAAGATTCGGAAAGAATCAAGATTATAATGGAAATTCCTAATATTCCTTTGTATGCCGGATTTTATACTCTGACCTCCAATCTCATTGTAAATGGCAATAACGAGGATTGGCTTCCACATGCAGTTAGCTTTGAAATTGAAAATGGTGACTTTTATAGAACTGGAAAGATGATGATTTCGCAGCAAGGAAATTTTTTAATTAATCATAAGTTTAAATAA
- a CDS encoding glycosyltransferase family 4 protein yields MKSISLLHPFSAKAIGLSERDIFFSHSKPHEKALLKLQKEGYEVSIDYFTGSLLPFTKKIGDIKKRFWPITKPLIKKRHGWRKQHSLFHYWNSFFNAPDLTIINMSGHGSLYCFKLAKMLLKKQKSYITMIGGIHVSEDLSGKEYYENAHHIIVHTEVQKKQLLQKEIFKNLNIQVMPLGIDTAVFTPKKKTSNTLELLFVGRISRLKQIELCLKTLAFLIKNQDKEVSLTIVGPISDEIYFGELKALAEHLKITERIKFVGSIEQKELVPYYQNANLLLLPSAHESFGMVMVEAMACGTPVAALLGSGGPDEIIENSLNGILVSKENYAENILNYFKDKEIEVRLSKNAREMAVQKWSLSQTENALRNSVNQVFR; encoded by the coding sequence TTGAAATCAATCTCACTACTTCATCCCTTCTCCGCCAAAGCAATTGGTCTAAGTGAAAGAGATATTTTCTTTTCGCATAGCAAACCCCATGAAAAGGCATTGCTAAAGTTGCAAAAGGAAGGGTATGAAGTCTCTATAGATTATTTTACAGGCAGTCTTCTTCCTTTTACCAAAAAAATCGGAGATATAAAAAAACGCTTTTGGCCTATAACCAAACCTCTTATAAAAAAAAGACACGGGTGGAGGAAACAACATTCTCTTTTTCATTATTGGAATTCTTTTTTTAACGCTCCAGATTTAACCATCATCAATATGTCTGGCCACGGGAGTCTGTATTGTTTTAAACTTGCAAAAATGTTGTTGAAAAAACAGAAATCCTATATCACTATGATTGGAGGAATTCATGTTTCTGAGGATTTGAGTGGGAAAGAATACTATGAAAATGCTCATCACATTATTGTACATACAGAAGTTCAAAAAAAACAATTGCTGCAAAAAGAGATTTTTAAAAACCTGAATATTCAGGTAATGCCTTTGGGGATTGATACCGCTGTTTTTACGCCCAAGAAGAAAACTTCAAACACGCTTGAACTACTCTTTGTAGGCCGTATTTCGCGATTGAAACAAATAGAGCTTTGCCTTAAAACCTTAGCCTTTCTTATTAAAAACCAAGACAAAGAGGTTTCGCTAACTATTGTTGGTCCTATAAGTGATGAAATTTATTTCGGAGAACTTAAAGCATTGGCAGAACATTTAAAAATAACAGAAAGGATAAAATTTGTAGGATCTATAGAGCAAAAGGAGCTAGTGCCCTATTATCAAAATGCAAATCTTCTATTGTTACCAAGTGCCCATGAATCTTTTGGGATGGTAATGGTAGAAGCGATGGCTTGCGGTACTCCTGTTGCAGCATTATTGGGTTCTGGCGGTCCTGATGAAATTATCGAAAATAGCTTAAATGGAATATTAGTTTCTAAAGAAAATTATGCAGAGAATATTTTGAATTATTTTAAGGATAAGGAAATTGAAGTTCGATTAAGTAAAAATGCAAGAGAAATGGCAGTTCAAAAATGGAGTCTTTCCCAAACAGAAAATGCTCTGCGTAATTCCGTGAACCAAGTTTTTCGTTAA
- a CDS encoding polysaccharide pyruvyl transferase family protein, giving the protein MNNSEYYISQIKAEIKYFPKTISYFFSKKKRAIYIGCIGQGNLGDEAVYLAIQKLLQEKVYIYPISYTKPSSGRYLRNWLFKKPDLIILGGGTIIKKKKTESYLRLFYEYHNRFPDAKLAVYGAGVADPALAAEIGFPTDVSNWSIILNKCCFIGVRGKLSQSILQNDWNITSEINILQDPALYFKRKKLISKRNEKRIGINFCNIIGRIYGLDQTAVELFALELVNKLIEEGWNIFLYPTTQSDMPYMQKILGPKLLSKLEVYNDFENIDKSLSFLESLDVFIGQRLHSIIFSAVSYTPFHAIEYESKTSDFLGSLGMMNVSTRTDKLDVNEVMLKVNFLYGDLENKQMELFELVRIAYEEQISISKKLLNKL; this is encoded by the coding sequence TTGAACAATTCAGAATACTATATTTCACAAATTAAAGCTGAGATTAAATATTTTCCAAAAACCATCAGCTATTTCTTTTCAAAAAAGAAAAGGGCTATATATATTGGGTGTATCGGGCAGGGAAATCTAGGAGATGAAGCGGTTTATTTGGCTATTCAAAAGCTTTTACAAGAAAAGGTTTACATTTATCCAATTTCCTATACAAAACCAAGTTCAGGTAGATATTTAAGGAATTGGTTATTTAAAAAACCAGACTTGATAATATTGGGAGGGGGGACAATAATTAAAAAGAAAAAGACAGAAAGTTATTTAAGATTGTTTTATGAGTATCATAATAGATTTCCTGATGCTAAATTAGCTGTATATGGGGCTGGAGTAGCTGATCCAGCTCTCGCTGCTGAAATCGGCTTTCCAACAGATGTTTCTAATTGGAGTATTATCTTGAATAAATGCTGTTTTATTGGCGTGCGCGGGAAACTGTCACAATCCATTTTGCAAAACGATTGGAATATTACTTCTGAAATTAATATTTTGCAAGATCCGGCATTGTATTTTAAGAGAAAAAAATTAATATCAAAAAGAAACGAGAAAAGAATAGGTATAAATTTTTGCAACATAATTGGACGTATCTATGGTTTGGATCAAACTGCTGTTGAATTATTTGCGTTAGAATTAGTAAATAAACTTATTGAAGAAGGATGGAATATATTTTTATACCCCACAACACAGAGCGACATGCCTTATATGCAAAAAATTCTTGGACCAAAACTATTATCAAAATTAGAAGTTTATAATGATTTTGAGAATATTGACAAGTCACTTTCATTTTTAGAAAGTTTGGATGTATTTATTGGTCAACGGTTGCATTCTATAATCTTTTCTGCTGTATCTTATACGCCTTTTCATGCAATAGAATACGAATCTAAAACATCAGATTTTTTAGGTAGTTTAGGTATGATGAATGTCTCTACTCGAACTGACAAACTGGACGTTAATGAAGTTATGCTTAAAGTCAATTTCTTATATGGAGATTTGGAAAATAAACAAATGGAACTATTTGAATTAGTGCGAATTGCATACGAAGAACAAATATCAATTTCTAAAAAATTATTGAATAAATTATAG
- a CDS encoding glycosyltransferase family 2 protein translates to MPNLTYIIIVTYNGIPWIKRCLDSCNEYNVIVIDNASHDETTTFIETNYPDVIQLKQDKNLGFGQANNLGIIHALNNGAEYVFLLNQDAYLQKNTLKILIETNQNNPKFGILSPIHLNGEGKRLDKNFSNYVAYRNNPDFYSDFILEKSLSNVYEVPFVNAAGWLLTRGILESVGGFDPIFFHYGEDDNYCQRAIYHGFKIGVVPTAFMLHDREDRLVTHIEHGSSQYLDKLEKSVKIKFGNINLENDAELDALIVKRTKSKNRAYIKLEFTKVTFLKKEIALLKSLKNQIYSSKKQGKISGTNYLSDF, encoded by the coding sequence ATGCCTAATTTAACATATATTATAATCGTCACCTACAACGGCATCCCTTGGATAAAACGATGTTTAGATAGTTGTAATGAGTATAATGTTATAGTAATTGATAACGCTTCCCATGACGAAACTACTACCTTTATAGAAACCAACTACCCAGATGTAATACAACTAAAACAAGATAAAAATTTGGGTTTTGGCCAAGCCAACAATCTGGGTATAATCCACGCTCTAAACAACGGTGCGGAATACGTGTTTTTATTAAACCAAGATGCCTATCTGCAGAAAAACACTTTAAAAATTCTTATTGAGACCAATCAAAATAACCCAAAGTTTGGAATTCTAAGCCCTATACATTTGAATGGAGAAGGAAAAAGACTAGATAAAAATTTCTCTAACTATGTTGCTTATAGAAACAATCCCGATTTTTACTCAGATTTTATACTGGAAAAATCATTAAGTAATGTTTATGAAGTGCCTTTTGTTAATGCCGCAGGATGGTTATTAACCCGTGGAATATTGGAATCCGTAGGGGGCTTTGATCCGATTTTCTTTCATTATGGAGAGGATGATAACTATTGTCAACGTGCAATTTATCATGGTTTTAAAATTGGGGTGGTACCTACTGCCTTTATGCTCCATGATAGGGAAGATAGATTAGTTACTCACATAGAACATGGGTCATCGCAATATTTGGATAAGTTAGAAAAATCGGTTAAAATTAAATTTGGAAATATCAATTTGGAGAATGATGCCGAGTTGGATGCCTTAATTGTAAAAAGAACCAAAAGTAAAAACAGGGCTTATATCAAACTCGAGTTCACTAAGGTTACATTTCTGAAAAAGGAAATAGCACTTTTGAAAAGTTTAAAGAACCAAATTTATAGTAGTAAGAAGCAAGGTAAAATTTCGGGTACGAATTATTTGAGTGATTTCTAG
- a CDS encoding glycosyltransferase: MMKQICTVIIHTPQELNHSSYIHTGLYELEQRGLIAVKVKLSIKKNLGVLTVRENGEISKSIGSHPKTSFYTLVDNTTNKKISFATDLYDFAEYFSEEALENCNFYFKRNFESRFVNPIQLKTKAKICKLGITFGVHSEYKHDDFKFFSALFLANLRLNIKWDRNFLKRIIKTLKAQKRHWEFINTSRNINRFEDYRKAIVNNIMFQTRCFLHENDLDVKQIHQQRYHLIKLLQQNFPDTFLGGFVPSKIANENYGDALTNVPTAPEEYLDALKKAKIVIYTRGLANSPAWKMAEYLSQGKVIIAEPLTAELPFSLIEGKELLYFKSDAELIEKIKLIIEDEALAAALSTNARAYFETHIHPVQNTKRILELMLQRPLD; this comes from the coding sequence ATGATGAAGCAAATCTGCACTGTCATCATACATACCCCCCAGGAACTCAATCATTCCTCTTACATTCATACAGGCCTTTATGAATTGGAACAGAGGGGGCTTATAGCAGTTAAAGTAAAACTATCCATCAAGAAAAACTTAGGTGTGTTAACAGTTCGTGAAAATGGTGAAATATCAAAATCAATTGGATCCCACCCTAAAACTTCTTTCTATACTTTGGTAGATAATACTACAAATAAAAAAATAAGTTTTGCCACAGATCTATATGATTTTGCGGAGTATTTTTCAGAAGAAGCATTAGAAAATTGCAACTTTTATTTTAAAAGAAATTTTGAAAGTAGGTTTGTAAATCCAATACAATTGAAGACTAAAGCAAAAATCTGCAAGCTGGGTATCACATTTGGTGTTCATTCGGAATATAAACACGACGACTTCAAGTTTTTTTCAGCTCTTTTTTTGGCTAACCTTAGGCTAAATATTAAATGGGATCGAAATTTTTTAAAGCGAATTATTAAGACATTAAAGGCTCAAAAAAGACATTGGGAGTTTATAAATACTTCCAGAAACATAAACCGATTTGAAGATTATAGAAAAGCTATAGTTAACAACATAATGTTCCAAACCCGATGTTTTCTTCACGAAAATGATTTAGATGTAAAGCAAATCCATCAACAGCGTTATCATCTTATAAAACTATTGCAACAAAACTTTCCAGATACATTTCTGGGCGGTTTTGTGCCCTCCAAAATTGCGAATGAAAATTACGGCGATGCCCTAACCAATGTTCCCACCGCCCCTGAGGAATATTTGGATGCCCTGAAAAAGGCAAAAATAGTGATCTATACGCGCGGTTTGGCAAATTCTCCCGCTTGGAAGATGGCGGAGTATCTTTCTCAGGGAAAGGTAATTATAGCAGAACCACTTACCGCTGAACTGCCCTTTTCCCTGATAGAAGGAAAGGAACTGTTGTATTTTAAAAGCGATGCAGAGCTTATTGAAAAAATAAAATTGATTATAGAAGACGAAGCGCTTGCTGCTGCACTTTCAACAAATGCGCGCGCCTATTTTGAAACACATATACATCCTGTTCAAAATACAAAACGTATCTTGGAGCTTATGCTACAAAGACCCTTAGATTAA